Below is a genomic region from Patescibacteria group bacterium.
GATTTTCTCTGCCATCAAGGCTCTTGTTGGATCATTTATAATGCCGAGCATATCCATTGCTCGATAGAGCATGGATATCTTTTTACTATCCATAGAAGATTCCTCCTATAGTTGTTGTGTAAGATCGTCTGAGGACATGATACCACATGAAAAGAATTGACATACTGATAATTTCATGTTATCTTTTTATTGGGTTATATTTTGTACATTTGAAAACTAAACACCAAATAGGAGAATTTAAATGCCAACTAAAAAATTATCAAAGGCTGAGCTTGTCGCTCTACTTAAAAACGGATGTGTGGCAGAATTCAACAAAGATCGACCTAAAGGTGAGATTAATCTCACTCGGGTCAATCTTTTTGGAGTCAACCTCACGGAATTCAATCTCGACGACGCAAACTTTACTTTTGCGAATTTAACTCGTGTCATATTCGGCGATAATCTTACCAACATCAAATTTATTTTTGCAGAACTCGACGGGTCAAACATTTTCGAGGTGGACACATTATCGTGTACCGGAGTCCCGGTGGGACCCAAAAAGTCCATCTTAGATAATTCGCCTGAGAATTGGAAAGAAATATCAAACGTATATTAATATGCACATTCACCCTCTGCACGCACGCAGAGGGTGATTTTCTTGACTAATTAAGCAATATTCTGTTAGAATAGCGCATATCGCATTGCGCGTTATTTTTAGTTGCGCTGGTTCTAGTCTAGGGAAGTCTATACGGTATCAGGCACGTACGTTATCAGTAATTTGGCTCTTAGTTGCTGGGAATCAGTGATGTTTCTCGCGAACTGACTCTGGCAGTTAATCCAAGGAAGTATTATGGCAGATAAATTCGACAGGTCTAAACCACATGTAAATGTAGGTACCATCGGTCATGTTGACCATGGTAAGACCACACTCACCGCCGCTATTTTGCATGTTCTTTCTCTTGCGGGAAATGAAGTAAGATTGCGGAAGGTAGATGAAATAGACAGTGCTCCCGAGGAAAAAGCACGTGGTATTACTATTGCTCTTTCCCACAACGAGTACTCAACAGATGCGCGTCACTACGCGCACATTGATGCTCCCGGACATGCTGACTACATCAAAAACATGATTACAGGTGCAGCACAGATGGACGGCGCGATCCTCGTAGTTGCAGCATCCGATGGTATGATGCCCCAAACTAGGGAGCATGTACTTTTGGCAAAACAGGTTGGCGTTCCAAAAATTATTGTTTTTATCAACAAAGTAGATCAGGTTGATGATAAAGATCTTATTGATTTGGTTGAAGAGGAAATCAGAGAATTACTCGATAAGCAAGGATTTGACGGTAAGGATGCACCTGTGATAAGAGGATCGGCTCTCAAGGCACTTGACGCAAAGTCAGTGGACGATGAGTGGGCAAAAGGAATTCTCGAGCTCACAAAAGCACTTGATGAGTATATTCCTATTCCGAAGCGTGAAATTGACAAGCCATTCCTAATGCCAATTGAAGACGTTTTCTCAATTGAAGGACGCGGTACAGTTGTAACCGGACGAATCGAGAGAGGAAAAGTTAAAGTCGGTGAGGAAGTTGAAATAATTGGAATCAAAGACACAACCAAAACAACTGTTACTGGCATTGAAATGTTCAACAAGCAACTTGATGAAGGTCAGGCGGGTGACAACGCAGGTATTTTATTGCGCGGCACTAAGAAGGAGAACATTCATCGAGGTCAGGTGCTTGCAAAGACAGGTTCAGTAACTCCGCATACTGATTTTGAAGGCGAAGTATACATTCTTAGCAAAGATGAAGGTGGACGGCACACCCCATTCTTTACAGGATACAAACCACAGTTTTATATCAGGACCACTGATGTAACAGGTGAAGTTACTCTTGCTGAAGGAACCGAGATGGTAATGCCAGGCGACACTGTGACATTTAAGGTAAAGCTCGTTGCACCTGTTGCTCTTGAAGAACAGCAACGGTTTGCGGTACGTGAAGGAGGTAAAACAGTAGGCGCAGGAGTTGTAACAAAAGTAATCAGCTAGATAGCTGATTACTTTTGTTAGGAAGTTCGTTGTAATTACCACACTGGAGGGAGTCCCTCCAAAATCCCAGCTCATGGCAACAAAAGCAACACAGAAAAAAACAACCACAAAGAAACCTAGAGCTTCGGCTGCTAAGAAAAAGAGCACCGTGGTAAAAAAAAGGTCTGTACCCAAAGCTAAAACACAGCAGGAGAAGGAAGTAGTGGTTCAAAAGTTGCGTATCCGAGTGCGTGCATATGAACATAAAATACTTGACGCATCGGTAAAACAAATAATAGATACCGTTATGCGACTTGATGCACATTTGGTTGGGCCAGTGCCACTACCGACGGAGATTAAAAAGTACACAGTAAACAGAGCATCGTTTATTTTTAAAGATGCGCGAGAACAATTTGAGATGAGAGTCCATAAGAGGCTCATAGATATTCTCAATCCGTCGCAGAAAGTGATTGAAGCGCTTACTAACTTAAGCTTACCCTCTGGCGTCAACATTGACGTAAAAATGGTGCAGTAACCGTACTCGTTATCTGTACAATTACAATGTCTATTCCGCGCAGCAAGCTGTACGGTGTAGGACAATATTATGAAATTTATTCTTGGAAAAAAACAACATATGACACAAGTCTTCGATAGTGAAGGCAAAGTGTATCCCGCAACAGTGCTTAGTGTTGGGCCTGTTGTTGTTACTCAAATGAAAAGTAAAGACATCGATGGTTATAGCGCAACACAGGTGGGGTATGGAACACGTAACAAAAAACATCTAAATCAAGCAATGAAAGGCCATGTAAAGGAGCATGGCTCTTTTGAAGTCCTGATGGAATTTAGAACCGGTACAAAGCGTCACGCTAAAAATGATGATGGGAAAGCTGACTATTCCGTCGGAGACATTGTTGATGTATCTACTTTTTCAGAAGGTGAGAAAGTGACTATTTCGGCAATTTCAAAAGGCAAAGGATTCCAAGGTGTGGTGAAGAGGCATGGGTTCCATGGCGGTCCACGCACCCACGGGCAAAAACATTCTGAGCGTGAAGGAGGTTCAATAGGAGCCACTGGTCCACAGAGGGTATTCAAGGGAAAAAAAATGCCCGGGAGAATGGGGGGAGACAGAATAACTCTCAAAAATGTTCCTATTTTGCAAATTGATAAGGAGCATAATCTTTTGGTGGTAAAGGGCTCTGTGCCAGGTCGATTGGGAACCTTGGTTGAGATACACAACTAATATTATTTTATATGAAAGCATCAGTATACAACCAAGCAGGACAGCAAAAAGGTACGGTAACACTACCGAAACAGGTTTTTGGTCTTCAATGGAATGCAGATTTAGTGCATCAAGTTGTTGTTTCTATTGAAAGCAACAAACGAACTCCGGTTGCTCACACAAAGGAGAGAGGTGATGTAAGGGGAGGGGGCAAGAAGCCGTGGCGGCAAAAAGGCACTGGTCGAGCACGACACGGATCTATACGCTCTCCACTATGGAAGGGGGGAGGTGTGACTTTTGGTCCAAGGAACGAAAGAAATTACAAAAAGAAAATTAACAGAAAAATGAAAACGAAAGCACTCTACATAGTAATCTCACGGAAATTAAAAGACGGTGAGTTACTATTTGTTGACGATATTTCAATAGCATCTCCAAAGTCGGCTCAGGCAAAAGAAATTTTGACAGCTCTTTCTACAATTCCAAATTTTGAGAAGCTTGCTACGAAACGAAAAAATACCGCAATAGTTTCAATAGTAGAGAGAGATGAAAATGTGGAGAAAAGCTTTAAAAATTTTGGAAACGTAACAATTGGCAAAATACAAAACTTAAACCCGAGTGATGTACTTAAATACAAATATTTAGTTGTTTCACATCCAAAAGAATCCATTTCTTTTCTAGAAGCAAGATCTTCAAAAGATGTGGCACTATCTGCTACAACATCTACCGATAATACGAAGAAAAATACAAATAAATGATACATCATGGCATTATTTAGTTTTAAAAAAGAAAAAAAACCAGAAAATACGGAAGTGAAAGAGAAATCCGTAACTACTAGTGCGCGTATCCATGAAAAGAAAGAGGTTACACCAGACAATACTGTGCCCAAGAAGAAACTCTCATCTGAGCAAAGTGATCTATCGTTTGTCCTGAGACGTCCGCGCATCACGGAAAAAGCGACATCGCAGGCGCAAAACGGTGTATATGTATTTGAGGTTGCAACTACGGCAACCAAAAAAATCATTGCAGATGCGGTTCTTCATTTTTATAAAGTCAAACCGCTTAAAATTCGAGTTACCCCAATACCTAAAAAGATTGTTCCTTCTCGAATAAAGGGACGATTTGGCGTAAGAGGAGCCGGAAAGAAAGCGTATGTATATCTGCGTAAAGGCGATAGTATAGAAATTGTGTAATATGAAAGTGTATAAACCTACAACTCCGGGTCGTAGAGGAATGACATCGGTTATATATAAAGGGAAACTCACTGTTTCAAAACCAAAGAAGTCTTTGACACGAGGTTTTAAGCGATCTGTTGGTAGAAATAGTGCTGGTCGTCTTACAACGAGACACAAGGGCGGTGGACACAAGCGGCGTTATCGAGATATAGATTTTCTGTATAACAAAAAAAATATTCCAGCAAAAGTTGAAACCATTGAATACGATCCAAACCGGTCAGGATTTATAGGACTTATCTCATATCGTGACGGAGAAAAACGCTACATACTTCTACCTCAGTCGGTTGTTGTTGGGGATATTGTTACTGTTTCTGAAAAAGCACAACCCAAACCAGGGAATCGTCTTCCACTGTCGGAGATTCCGGTGGGTACCTTTGTATACAATGTTGAGCTAAAACCAAATGGTGGTGCAAAAATTGCTCGGTCTGCAGGCAATTATGCAGAAGTCATAGCGCTTGATGGTGGATTTGCACATCTTAAGATGCCGTCCTCTGAAATCAGAAAGGTTAAATCTACCTCATGGGCATCTATTGGAGAGGTTTCCAATGAAGAACATAAATTGGTGACTATTGGAAAGGCAGGCAGATCGCGCTGGCTTGGTAGGCGTCCCACTGTGCGTGGTGCGGCAATGAACCCAGTTGATCACCCGCATGGTGGCGGAGAGGGGCGTGCGGGGCGAGGTCATCGGAGAGCACGAAGCAAGTGGGGGAAACCGACAGGCAAAAGACAAAAGACGAGACGTGTGAAGAAATACTCAAACGCTCTTATTGTAAAAAGAAGGAAAGTCGGTAAAAAACGGGGGTAAATAAGGTGCAGCTAAGGCGCGTGATGGTTTGACATTAAGCCATATATTGCGTAATATTGGCGTCAAGCTCACAGGAGCTGTTATTTTTTATATACATGGCACGATCACTAAAAAAAGGTCCATATGTAGACGAAAAACTACTGAAAAAAGTAGAAGGCAAAAAGCCTACAGGAGTAGGGACCATTAAAACATGGGCTCGTAGGAGCCAGATTTCACCCGAGATGGTCGGCTTTACTTTTGGCGTTCACAACGGGAAGGAGCATATAGATGTATTTGTCAATGAAGAGATGGTAGGACATCGATTAGGAGAGTTTTCTCCAACCAAAAAATTTGTACGACATGGGGGTAAAATGCAGAAAGAGTTGGAAATAAAAAAGAAAGAATCCGAAGTAGCAGCAGCAAAAGCGGCCAAGGTTTCGGCTGAAACCAAAAAATAAATAATATATGAAAGCAACACTTAAAAATTACCGACAATCTCCTCGAAAGGTCAGACTTATTGCTGACTTGGTGCGAGGAAAAAGTGTTGACCATGCCCTCAACACACTTTCTTTTATTGGGAAGAAAGCAGCCGACCCTGTAAAAAAACTCATTACATCCGCGCTCGCAAACGC
It encodes:
- a CDS encoding 50S ribosomal protein L23 is translated as MALFSFKKEKKPENTEVKEKSVTTSARIHEKKEVTPDNTVPKKKLSSEQSDLSFVLRRPRITEKATSQAQNGVYVFEVATTATKKIIADAVLHFYKVKPLKIRVTPIPKKIVPSRIKGRFGVRGAGKKAYVYLRKGDSIEIV
- the rpsS gene encoding 30S ribosomal protein S19, which encodes MARSLKKGPYVDEKLLKKVEGKKPTGVGTIKTWARRSQISPEMVGFTFGVHNGKEHIDVFVNEEMVGHRLGEFSPTKKFVRHGGKMQKELEIKKKESEVAAAKAAKVSAETKK
- the rplB gene encoding 50S ribosomal protein L2; amino-acid sequence: MKVYKPTTPGRRGMTSVIYKGKLTVSKPKKSLTRGFKRSVGRNSAGRLTTRHKGGGHKRRYRDIDFLYNKKNIPAKVETIEYDPNRSGFIGLISYRDGEKRYILLPQSVVVGDIVTVSEKAQPKPGNRLPLSEIPVGTFVYNVELKPNGGAKIARSAGNYAEVIALDGGFAHLKMPSSEIRKVKSTSWASIGEVSNEEHKLVTIGKAGRSRWLGRRPTVRGAAMNPVDHPHGGGEGRAGRGHRRARSKWGKPTGKRQKTRRVKKYSNALIVKRRKVGKKRG
- the tuf gene encoding elongation factor Tu yields the protein MMADKFDRSKPHVNVGTIGHVDHGKTTLTAAILHVLSLAGNEVRLRKVDEIDSAPEEKARGITIALSHNEYSTDARHYAHIDAPGHADYIKNMITGAAQMDGAILVVAASDGMMPQTREHVLLAKQVGVPKIIVFINKVDQVDDKDLIDLVEEEIRELLDKQGFDGKDAPVIRGSALKALDAKSVDDEWAKGILELTKALDEYIPIPKREIDKPFLMPIEDVFSIEGRGTVVTGRIERGKVKVGEEVEIIGIKDTTKTTVTGIEMFNKQLDEGQAGDNAGILLRGTKKENIHRGQVLAKTGSVTPHTDFEGEVYILSKDEGGRHTPFFTGYKPQFYIRTTDVTGEVTLAEGTEMVMPGDTVTFKVKLVAPVALEEQQRFAVREGGKTVGAGVVTKVIS
- the rplC gene encoding 50S ribosomal protein L3, with protein sequence MKFILGKKQHMTQVFDSEGKVYPATVLSVGPVVVTQMKSKDIDGYSATQVGYGTRNKKHLNQAMKGHVKEHGSFEVLMEFRTGTKRHAKNDDGKADYSVGDIVDVSTFSEGEKVTISAISKGKGFQGVVKRHGFHGGPRTHGQKHSEREGGSIGATGPQRVFKGKKMPGRMGGDRITLKNVPILQIDKEHNLLVVKGSVPGRLGTLVEIHN
- the rpsJ gene encoding 30S ribosomal protein S10 gives rise to the protein MATKATQKKTTTKKPRASAAKKKSTVVKKRSVPKAKTQQEKEVVVQKLRIRVRAYEHKILDASVKQIIDTVMRLDAHLVGPVPLPTEIKKYTVNRASFIFKDAREQFEMRVHKRLIDILNPSQKVIEALTNLSLPSGVNIDVKMVQ
- the rplD gene encoding 50S ribosomal protein L4 — encoded protein: MKASVYNQAGQQKGTVTLPKQVFGLQWNADLVHQVVVSIESNKRTPVAHTKERGDVRGGGKKPWRQKGTGRARHGSIRSPLWKGGGVTFGPRNERNYKKKINRKMKTKALYIVISRKLKDGELLFVDDISIASPKSAQAKEILTALSTIPNFEKLATKRKNTAIVSIVERDENVEKSFKNFGNVTIGKIQNLNPSDVLKYKYLVVSHPKESISFLEARSSKDVALSATTSTDNTKKNTNK
- a CDS encoding pentapeptide repeat-containing protein encodes the protein MPTKKLSKAELVALLKNGCVAEFNKDRPKGEINLTRVNLFGVNLTEFNLDDANFTFANLTRVIFGDNLTNIKFIFAELDGSNIFEVDTLSCTGVPVGPKKSILDNSPENWKEISNVY